A genome region from Candidatus Alcyoniella australis includes the following:
- a CDS encoding endonuclease/exonuclease/phosphatase family protein has translation MRFSLGVAALALALSLLPVGCASPPDGGEMDRTLTVIDYNLWHGLNPVGLLKFDEFETPAERELRLEGFLAQARALQPDLIFLQEVNPVPGLSARIADELGMQRVFQVGNSGIKIGSLGPPINLRSGLAILAAPQLHLEKLDGCKLSGSTGRCGPWLSIQTGEFRYALVARVEINGRELMLINTHLHHGMEIDQQVRQGLDELVDKGTITREQADAALAEVALASQRRRSEIERALDCAADAGLDQSTPVLFAGDFNASPDAPELTWLKSHLGFASVTDDSDPQNLLYTWDPQRNSNTLFVSDFKPPSDGEGLIFAHLGQTLVHQRRRLDYIFTRSTGSLLEPRESGLFADQPRNGTMSSDHFGVFAKFEIK, from the coding sequence ATGCGCTTCAGCCTCGGCGTTGCGGCCCTGGCGCTGGCATTGTCGCTGCTGCCGGTCGGGTGCGCGTCGCCGCCGGACGGGGGAGAGATGGACCGTACATTGACCGTGATCGACTACAACCTCTGGCACGGGCTCAATCCCGTAGGGCTGCTTAAGTTCGACGAGTTCGAGACTCCGGCCGAGCGTGAGCTGCGGCTCGAGGGATTCCTGGCCCAGGCGCGGGCCCTACAGCCGGACCTGATCTTTCTGCAGGAGGTCAACCCGGTGCCGGGCCTCTCGGCGCGGATCGCCGACGAGCTGGGCATGCAGCGCGTGTTCCAGGTGGGCAACTCCGGAATCAAGATCGGTTCTCTGGGGCCGCCGATCAACCTGCGCTCGGGCCTGGCGATCTTGGCCGCCCCACAGTTGCATCTTGAGAAGCTCGACGGCTGCAAACTCTCGGGATCGACCGGGCGTTGCGGCCCGTGGCTCTCGATCCAGACCGGGGAGTTCCGCTACGCGCTGGTCGCCCGCGTCGAGATCAACGGCCGCGAACTGATGCTGATCAACACCCATCTGCACCACGGGATGGAGATCGACCAGCAGGTGCGGCAGGGGTTGGATGAGCTGGTCGATAAAGGAACGATCACGCGCGAGCAGGCCGACGCTGCGCTGGCCGAGGTGGCCCTGGCCTCGCAGCGCAGGCGTAGCGAGATCGAGCGCGCCTTGGACTGCGCCGCGGACGCCGGTCTCGACCAGTCCACGCCCGTACTGTTTGCCGGCGACTTCAACGCCTCGCCCGATGCCCCCGAGCTCACGTGGCTGAAAAGCCATCTGGGCTTCGCCTCGGTCACTGACGATAGCGACCCGCAGAACCTGCTTTACACCTGGGACCCCCAGCGCAATTCCAACACGCTGTTCGTCAGCGATTTCAAGCCGCCCAGCGACGGCGAGGGGCTGATCTTCGCGCACCTGGGGCAGACGCTGGTTCATCAGCGACGGCGGCTGGACTACATCTTCACGCGCTCCACCGGCTCGCTGCTCGAGCCGCGCGAGTCCGGCCTGTTCGCCGACCAGCCGCGCAACGGCACGATGAGCTCGGACCACTTCGGCGTGTTCGCCAAATTCGAGATCAAATAA
- a CDS encoding twin-arginine translocase TatA/TatE family subunit: MIGNLGMGELVIIMAIVLIIFGVGKLPEIGAGLGKGIREFRKANHDEIDVTPKDKQLKDEDKAE; encoded by the coding sequence ATGATCGGCAATTTGGGCATGGGCGAGCTGGTAATTATTATGGCCATCGTGCTGATCATCTTTGGCGTGGGCAAGCTGCCTGAGATCGGCGCCGGCCTGGGCAAGGGCATCCGCGAGTTTCGCAAGGCCAACCATGACGAGATCGACGTGACGCCTAAAGATAAACAGCTCAAAGACGAAGACAAGGCAGAGTAG
- a CDS encoding M14 family zinc carboxypeptidase, translating into MRRKRASALTLAISSALAVLLACTVVAAQDEIRDYANESYCLILTQDRAERDALTHMGLIVDGADEFGLKAFLNPQEIDELEALGYEIEVLQTPQQLSSPKPDGYYDYSSMAALLGNLADGYPALTQLFSIGQSVDGRELWVIKISDNADTNEPEPEVWFDGGIHGDEWSSFEAVINLANHLLSTYDSDASVQQLVDGFEIYIMPMLNPDGCTASTRYNSHGKDLNRSFPIFYEGSGVGGSEPELQAVTEFFLEHALTFGANYHSGAETINYPMDSQPQLAPDDTTLSGLASVYGSAASYPITNGYDWYEVQGISEETYYLAGGAMAFIVEVSSTKTPSYSQIPSYNARNLSGQLALLDVLDQGLSGTVVDAASGAPLFAMLRIAQEGWAFYSDSDLGDFHRYIRAGDWTVVAWANGYAPATSSAQVFDGSKEELSFELVPAATPEYYAMRVIANDRADGWTHANPSMPLTALGAPDGYAYSIGNDGYVVLDMGLGTPIVDSAGADVQIVESGSDPEGAAIFVAEHWLGPWQVIGVADGTTDLDISPSGLSEARYIKIEDDGSGGSGATPGFDLDAVVVTVPCEAPVVDFSADVTQGAAPLSVNFSSAIDVLPGCLLGQYWEFGDGGSSTENSPTYIFNTPGIYTVSLTGLGVAGENVETKADYIVITGGDDDDDDDDSAGDDDDDDACCG; encoded by the coding sequence ATGAGACGTAAACGAGCCTCAGCTTTGACTCTCGCGATATCAAGCGCCCTGGCGGTGCTGCTGGCTTGTACGGTGGTTGCGGCCCAGGACGAGATTCGCGATTACGCCAACGAGTCGTACTGTCTGATCCTGACCCAGGACCGCGCGGAGCGCGACGCCTTAACGCACATGGGACTGATCGTCGACGGGGCCGACGAGTTCGGGCTCAAGGCGTTTCTCAATCCGCAGGAGATCGACGAGCTCGAGGCCCTGGGCTACGAGATCGAGGTGCTGCAAACACCGCAGCAGCTCTCCTCGCCCAAGCCCGACGGGTATTACGACTACAGCTCGATGGCCGCGCTGCTTGGCAACCTGGCCGACGGCTACCCCGCGCTGACGCAGCTTTTCAGCATCGGCCAGAGCGTGGATGGCCGCGAGTTGTGGGTGATTAAAATCAGCGACAACGCCGATACCAACGAGCCCGAGCCCGAGGTCTGGTTCGATGGCGGAATCCACGGCGACGAATGGAGCAGCTTTGAGGCGGTGATCAACCTCGCCAACCATCTGCTCAGCACGTACGACAGCGACGCGAGCGTACAGCAGCTGGTCGACGGGTTCGAGATCTACATCATGCCGATGCTCAACCCCGACGGCTGCACCGCGAGCACACGCTACAACTCCCACGGCAAAGATCTGAACCGTTCGTTCCCGATCTTCTACGAGGGCTCGGGAGTCGGCGGCAGCGAACCCGAATTGCAGGCGGTGACCGAGTTCTTCCTCGAGCACGCCCTGACCTTCGGCGCGAACTATCATTCGGGTGCAGAGACGATCAACTACCCGATGGATTCCCAACCCCAACTCGCGCCGGACGACACCACGCTGAGCGGGCTTGCATCTGTCTACGGCAGCGCCGCGAGCTATCCGATCACCAACGGCTACGATTGGTACGAGGTGCAGGGCATCAGCGAGGAGACCTACTATCTGGCCGGCGGCGCCATGGCGTTCATCGTCGAGGTCAGCAGCACCAAGACGCCGTCGTACTCGCAGATTCCGAGCTACAATGCGCGCAATCTCAGCGGCCAACTGGCGCTGCTCGATGTGCTCGACCAGGGGCTGAGCGGCACGGTGGTCGACGCGGCCTCGGGCGCGCCGCTGTTCGCCATGTTGCGCATCGCCCAGGAGGGTTGGGCGTTCTACAGCGATTCGGATCTTGGCGACTTCCACCGCTACATCCGCGCCGGTGATTGGACCGTGGTCGCCTGGGCCAACGGCTACGCCCCGGCCACATCCTCCGCGCAGGTGTTCGACGGATCCAAAGAGGAACTCAGCTTTGAGCTGGTGCCGGCGGCGACTCCCGAATATTACGCCATGCGCGTGATCGCCAACGACCGCGCCGATGGCTGGACCCACGCCAATCCCTCGATGCCCCTGACCGCCCTGGGTGCGCCCGATGGCTATGCCTACTCCATCGGCAACGACGGCTACGTGGTGCTCGACATGGGCCTTGGTACGCCGATCGTCGATTCGGCCGGGGCCGACGTGCAGATCGTCGAGTCCGGCTCCGACCCGGAGGGAGCTGCGATCTTCGTTGCCGAGCATTGGCTGGGGCCCTGGCAGGTGATCGGCGTGGCCGACGGCACTACCGACCTCGACATCTCGCCCTCGGGCCTGTCCGAGGCGCGCTACATCAAGATCGAGGACGACGGCAGCGGCGGCAGCGGAGCGACCCCGGGCTTCGATCTCGACGCGGTAGTGGTTACGGTCCCCTGCGAGGCGCCGGTCGTCGACTTCAGCGCCGACGTGACCCAGGGAGCCGCGCCGCTGAGCGTAAACTTCAGCTCAGCGATCGATGTGCTGCCCGGCTGCCTGCTGGGGCAGTACTGGGAGTTCGGCGACGGCGGCTCGTCCACCGAGAACTCGCCGACCTACATCTTCAATACGCCGGGCATCTACACGGTTTCACTCACCGGCCTGGGCGTGGCCGGTGAGAACGTCGAAACCAAAGCCGACTACATCGTGATCACCGGCGGCGATGACGACGACGACGATGACGATAGTGCGGGCGACGACGACGATGACGACGCGTGCTGCGGCTGA
- a CDS encoding DUF6263 family protein: MKRKPCFRWGSIVLAALWAAWLIPGCAQGVRLTYDPDPGRPLEYRAQERISGVGSIQGVPHQFVESHTLYYRLEHLKSEQRGPRLMRLTCSRFISENDLPSRPRRSFDSQDEDLLAREAYAPMTMLLQRPVTIALNDDGSIELVDGIDGAARSIAQALGEGPQADELAKRLADVLRSDFLLRLLHLRFPPLPAGRVSPGRSWHANRTWSDPLLGDLELRTRYTLERLEGRHDSLAIISFSADIAPLIDELEFPANDLHGVKYEVEVGSLAGTMVLDRHEGVVVSIESTTQVRLTFEHEGEPRRVGLAFERSLSTETVH; encoded by the coding sequence ATGAAACGCAAACCGTGCTTCAGATGGGGATCGATTGTCCTCGCCGCGCTGTGGGCGGCTTGGCTGATTCCCGGCTGCGCCCAGGGCGTGCGGCTGACCTATGATCCCGACCCGGGACGGCCGCTGGAATACCGCGCCCAGGAGCGGATCAGCGGGGTCGGCTCGATCCAGGGCGTGCCCCACCAGTTCGTCGAGAGCCACACGCTTTACTACCGGCTGGAGCACCTCAAATCCGAGCAACGCGGCCCGCGGCTGATGCGTCTGACCTGTAGCCGGTTCATCAGCGAAAACGATCTGCCCAGCAGACCGCGGCGCAGCTTCGACAGTCAAGACGAAGATCTCCTGGCGCGCGAGGCCTACGCGCCGATGACCATGCTGCTCCAGCGGCCGGTCACCATCGCCCTAAACGACGACGGCTCAATCGAGCTGGTCGACGGGATCGACGGGGCGGCCCGCAGCATTGCCCAGGCATTGGGCGAGGGGCCCCAGGCCGACGAGCTGGCAAAGCGGTTGGCCGATGTGCTGCGCTCGGACTTCCTGCTGCGGCTGCTGCATCTGCGCTTTCCGCCGCTTCCCGCGGGCCGGGTCTCGCCCGGCCGCAGCTGGCACGCGAACCGCACGTGGAGCGATCCGCTGCTGGGCGATCTGGAGCTGCGCACGCGCTATACCCTCGAGCGGCTCGAGGGCCGACACGACTCGCTGGCGATCATCAGCTTCTCCGCCGATATCGCGCCCTTGATCGATGAACTCGAGTTTCCGGCCAACGACCTGCACGGAGTTAAGTACGAGGTCGAAGTCGGCTCCCTGGCCGGGACGATGGTCCTGGACCGCCACGAGGGAGTTGTGGTCTCGATCGAATCGACCACCCAGGTCCGGCTGACCTTTGAGCACGAGGGCGAACCGCGCCGCGTGGGCCTGGCCTTCGAGCGCAGTCTGAGCACCGAGACGGTGCATTAG
- a CDS encoding DUF6263 family protein has product MIISRRTAWTLSIALCLAMVATAAVAGELESKFKPGDKLGYVQTMNLQMSLTMFGSSLGDAQTKRTIEFDREVLKPNDQKRRRIQITVRSVQLEETSQGEPAKTYSTISGDEPGAPEQQLYAALVNKPVVVVLDNKNNVVQVDGREALVESVQSKISTPEDKQAVAGEFDSLFSDTTDIGALVNIRDLDPQKKVKPGDSWEKIWGGEVVDADTMPAQITLKSREGDLAKLEYAVKTDDLRKTLEQPANPGDPPTKVDRLKVEGNIDFNTNSGTVVRSEDLIDMAMSMGEEGQATMSMAITATIILQVK; this is encoded by the coding sequence ATGATTATTTCGAGACGCACTGCCTGGACCCTGTCGATCGCCCTGTGCCTGGCGATGGTCGCCACGGCCGCTGTCGCGGGCGAGCTGGAGTCCAAGTTCAAGCCGGGCGACAAGCTTGGCTACGTACAGACGATGAACCTACAGATGAGCCTGACGATGTTCGGCTCTTCGCTTGGCGACGCGCAGACCAAGCGCACCATCGAGTTCGACCGCGAGGTGCTCAAGCCCAACGATCAGAAACGACGTCGGATTCAGATCACAGTGCGCTCGGTGCAGCTCGAGGAGACAAGCCAGGGCGAGCCGGCCAAGACCTACAGCACCATTTCCGGCGATGAGCCCGGCGCTCCGGAGCAACAGCTCTATGCCGCGCTGGTCAATAAGCCGGTGGTCGTTGTGCTGGACAACAAGAACAACGTGGTGCAGGTCGACGGACGCGAAGCGTTGGTCGAGTCGGTTCAGTCCAAGATCTCGACGCCCGAAGATAAGCAGGCCGTGGCCGGTGAGTTCGACAGCCTGTTCTCCGATACCACCGATATCGGCGCGCTAGTCAACATCCGCGACCTGGACCCGCAAAAGAAGGTCAAACCCGGTGACTCCTGGGAGAAGATCTGGGGCGGAGAGGTGGTCGACGCCGATACAATGCCGGCCCAAATCACGCTTAAATCGCGCGAGGGCGACCTGGCCAAGCTCGAGTACGCGGTCAAGACCGACGATCTGCGCAAGACCCTGGAGCAGCCGGCCAATCCCGGAGATCCGCCGACCAAGGTCGACCGGCTCAAGGTCGAGGGCAACATCGACTTCAACACCAATAGCGGCACCGTGGTGCGCTCCGAGGACCTGATCGATATGGCGATGTCCATGGGCGAAGAGGGTCAGGCAACGATGTCGATGGCGATTACGGCCACGATCATACTGCAGGTCAAATAG
- a CDS encoding mechanosensitive ion channel family protein gives METNAANGLMAMILEYVKYEFMGIAAWQYLAAFGLILLGYVLKRVVVAVLGKARWVADKTTVRIDDIVITALERPLGTACVLGGLALAVVILPLPTEPLNIERFAYAVLRAASTLLVIWFLVRLSDGLMSYWEERAEKTESKFDNQFVPILRKSLKAFLVVIGLVMILQHLGYSVTSLLAGLGIGTAAIALASKDTLANLFGSIVIFVDRPFAVGDWVEIGSVEGTVEEVGLRVTRIRTFANSLITIPNSQLTTTAINNWSRMKKRRIKMRVGLTYDTTPEQMEAAVLKIREAIESDPNLHHDFYLVNFEELASSSLNIFIYCFTVTTNWAEHMQAKQEFLLRLMRVTHELGLEFAFPTQTLHVPELTLESGAPEAMLSDVPR, from the coding sequence ATGGAAACCAACGCGGCCAACGGACTAATGGCGATGATCCTGGAATACGTCAAATACGAATTCATGGGGATCGCGGCCTGGCAATATTTGGCGGCCTTCGGGCTGATCTTGCTGGGCTACGTGCTCAAGCGGGTCGTGGTCGCGGTGCTGGGCAAGGCGCGCTGGGTGGCCGACAAAACCACGGTGCGCATCGACGACATCGTGATCACCGCACTCGAGCGCCCGTTGGGAACGGCCTGCGTGCTCGGCGGCCTGGCCCTGGCGGTGGTGATCTTGCCGCTGCCCACCGAGCCGTTGAACATCGAGCGCTTTGCCTACGCCGTGCTGCGCGCCGCCTCGACCCTGCTGGTGATCTGGTTCCTGGTGCGCCTCTCCGACGGGCTGATGAGCTACTGGGAGGAGCGCGCCGAAAAGACCGAGAGCAAGTTCGACAACCAGTTCGTGCCGATCCTGCGTAAAAGCCTCAAGGCGTTCCTGGTCGTGATCGGACTGGTGATGATCCTGCAACACCTGGGCTACTCCGTGACCTCGCTGCTCGCGGGACTTGGCATCGGCACCGCGGCCATCGCCCTGGCCTCCAAAGACACTTTGGCCAACCTCTTTGGCTCGATCGTGATCTTCGTGGATCGGCCCTTCGCCGTGGGCGACTGGGTCGAGATCGGCTCGGTGGAGGGGACTGTCGAGGAGGTCGGCCTGCGCGTGACCCGCATTCGCACCTTTGCCAACAGCCTGATTACGATTCCCAACTCCCAGCTGACCACCACCGCCATCAACAACTGGTCGCGGATGAAAAAACGCCGAATTAAGATGCGCGTGGGCCTGACCTACGACACCACGCCCGAGCAGATGGAGGCCGCGGTGCTCAAGATCCGCGAGGCCATCGAGTCCGACCCCAACCTGCACCACGACTTCTATTTGGTGAACTTCGAGGAGCTGGCCTCAAGCTCGCTGAACATCTTTATCTACTGCTTTACCGTGACCACCAACTGGGCCGAGCATATGCAGGCCAAACAGGAGTTCCTACTGCGGCTGATGCGCGTGACCCACGAACTCGGCCTGGAGTTCGCCTTCCCGACCCAAACCTTGCACGTGCCCGAGCTGACCCTGGAATCAGGCGCACCCGAGGCCATGCTATCGGACGTACCTCGATAG
- a CDS encoding pentapeptide repeat-containing protein, giving the protein MTDKYQPPISKEEAIAMLQESRVKEWNELRKENPRWFPHLKGAILNDAHLKGADLSEAHLEGANLFEAHLEGANFSRAHLNGAYLIGAHLEKTNLVGAHLEGAKLLGAQLQGAALSGAHLKGAFLNGAHLDGADLIGSHLKGAYLGFANLEKANVAGVTFNRKTRCRGIRVEGCYGSQRFKRFAQDQDYLEELQETKREKVLYYPWLIFADCGRFLWLLLGLCIVLPIGFGFLFYDFLPPGSFDAEPLPWTRFSVMHYSFFTFVPIGSSNLVPHTNVAATAVNIEMLLGYVMLVILIPAFVSKLARRS; this is encoded by the coding sequence ATGACCGACAAATATCAGCCCCCGATTTCCAAAGAAGAAGCAATCGCCATGCTTCAGGAAAGCCGGGTCAAGGAATGGAACGAACTTCGCAAGGAAAACCCTAGATGGTTTCCGCACCTCAAGGGCGCTATCCTCAATGATGCACACCTCAAGGGCGCTGACCTCAGCGAGGCACACCTCGAGGGCGCTAACCTCTTTGAGGCACACCTCGAGGGTGCTAACTTCAGCAGGGCACACCTCAATGGCGCTTACCTCATTGGGGCGCATCTCGAGAAAACCAACCTTGTAGGGGCGCATCTCGAGGGAGCTAAACTCTTGGGGGCGCAGCTCCAGGGCGCTGCCCTCTCTGGGGCGCATCTCAAGGGCGCTTTCCTAAATGGGGCACACCTCGATGGAGCTGACCTCATTGGGTCACACCTCAAGGGCGCTTACCTCGGCTTCGCGAACCTGGAAAAAGCCAATGTTGCTGGGGTTACTTTTAATCGAAAAACGAGGTGCAGAGGCATTCGTGTCGAGGGTTGCTACGGCAGTCAGCGTTTCAAGCGCTTTGCCCAGGACCAGGATTATCTTGAAGAGCTACAGGAGACGAAGAGGGAAAAAGTCCTCTACTATCCCTGGCTGATATTCGCTGACTGCGGGAGGTTTCTCTGGCTCTTGCTTGGCTTATGTATTGTCCTACCTATTGGCTTCGGATTCTTATTCTATGACTTTCTGCCGCCTGGCTCATTTGATGCTGAGCCTTTGCCTTGGACCCGATTCAGCGTCATGCACTACAGCTTTTTCACTTTCGTACCCATTGGTTCCAGCAACCTAGTTCCCCACACAAACGTCGCGGCCACAGCAGTGAATATAGAAATGTTACTGGGCTACGTGATGCTCGTTATCCTGATCCCGGCCTTCGTCAGCAAGTTGGCTCGCAGAAGCTAA
- a CDS encoding aldehyde dehydrogenase family protein, with the protein MQSNPKDADPKNIILSRSPSTGEILGEVPITSREQAAQAIESARVAARQWGETDFREREKVLKAANDYIYKHFDRIAKLISDENGKSRVEAVSAEITPAMYTIKHLADNARRILSDEPISMFLWGLAGKTSTIHYLPWGVIGIISPWNYPFGIPMTQLSAALVAGNAVVLKPSSSTPLIGEMINEIWAAAGLPADVLSVIQGPGPLGEVLIEQRVDRLVFTGSVEIGRHVARLAADKLIPLTLELGGKDPAIVLEDADLEAATSGILWGAMANAGQTCASIERVYVHDSIFEPFVELITKKARSLRVGPDRDFDTDVGAITSSGQLRIIEQQVEQARAAGATVLCGGDSPQIEGGRFFPPTIIIDVDHTMPVMAEETFGPLLPIMRFTDVEQAIELANDSPFGLSASVWTADIARGKGIARKLRAGTVTLNDSLYTYGLAETPWGGIKDSGYGRTHGRDGLLEMARPLHVASDRFFKMKKPWWYPYNRELYDSLKRGLAFLTGVNIGKQRSAGLFKLIKSFSPKSRL; encoded by the coding sequence ATGCAGAGCAATCCCAAGGATGCGGACCCTAAAAATATAATCCTCTCACGCAGCCCGTCCACTGGCGAGATTTTAGGCGAGGTGCCGATCACATCGCGCGAGCAGGCGGCCCAGGCTATCGAGTCGGCGCGCGTGGCGGCCCGGCAGTGGGGCGAGACCGACTTTCGCGAGCGCGAAAAGGTGCTCAAGGCTGCCAACGACTACATCTACAAGCACTTCGACCGCATTGCCAAGCTGATCTCGGATGAGAACGGCAAGTCGCGGGTCGAGGCGGTGAGCGCGGAAATCACCCCCGCGATGTACACGATCAAACATCTGGCGGACAACGCCCGGCGCATTCTCTCGGACGAGCCGATCTCGATGTTCCTCTGGGGACTGGCGGGCAAGACCAGCACGATCCACTATTTGCCCTGGGGAGTGATCGGCATCATCTCGCCCTGGAACTACCCTTTCGGCATCCCCATGACCCAGCTCAGCGCGGCGCTGGTGGCGGGCAACGCGGTGGTGCTCAAGCCCAGCTCGTCCACGCCGCTGATCGGCGAGATGATCAACGAGATCTGGGCCGCGGCCGGATTGCCCGCGGACGTGCTGAGCGTAATCCAGGGGCCCGGACCTTTGGGCGAGGTGCTCATCGAGCAACGCGTGGATCGGCTGGTGTTCACCGGCTCGGTGGAGATCGGCCGCCACGTGGCGCGGCTGGCCGCGGACAAGCTGATCCCGCTGACCCTCGAGCTGGGTGGCAAGGACCCGGCGATCGTGCTTGAGGACGCGGACCTCGAGGCGGCCACCAGCGGCATTCTCTGGGGCGCCATGGCCAACGCGGGCCAAACCTGCGCGAGCATCGAGCGCGTGTACGTACACGACTCGATCTTCGAGCCGTTCGTCGAGCTGATCACGAAAAAGGCGCGCAGCCTGCGGGTGGGGCCGGACCGCGATTTCGACACGGACGTGGGCGCGATCACCAGCAGCGGCCAATTGCGAATCATCGAGCAGCAGGTCGAGCAGGCGCGGGCCGCCGGAGCCACGGTGCTCTGCGGCGGGGACTCGCCACAGATCGAGGGCGGGCGCTTTTTTCCGCCGACGATTATCATCGACGTGGATCACACAATGCCGGTCATGGCCGAGGAGACCTTCGGCCCGCTGCTGCCGATCATGCGTTTTACCGATGTGGAGCAGGCAATCGAGCTGGCCAACGACTCGCCCTTCGGCCTCTCGGCCAGTGTCTGGACCGCGGATATCGCGCGCGGCAAAGGCATCGCCCGCAAGCTGCGGGCCGGGACCGTGACCCTCAACGACAGCCTCTACACCTACGGCTTGGCTGAGACGCCCTGGGGCGGAATCAAGGACTCGGGCTACGGCCGGACCCACGGTCGCGACGGACTGCTGGAGATGGCGCGGCCGCTGCACGTGGCGTCGGATCGCTTCTTTAAAATGAAGAAGCCCTGGTGGTACCCCTACAACCGCGAGCTGTACGACTCGCTCAAGCGCGGCCTGGCGTTCCTCACCGGCGTCAATATTGGCAAGCAGCGCAGTGCGGGATTATTCAAGCTGATTAAAAGCTTCTCGCCCAAGAGCAGGCTCTGA
- a CDS encoding ATP-dependent 6-phosphofructokinase: MNPFEEEIDERQDQDNEEYSNEAQGEQDASSDFSPDGPRTKRRFRIKKIGVVSAGGDCPGINAVIRAVVKTAQYRYKWRVIGVRDGFEGLVRRPRIVELTYDNVSGLERRGGTILGTTNRGNPFAWKEEEDGKVVTVDYSKKVIGTLRRQDIDALVVIGGDGTMHIANEFDKIGVRLVGVPKTIDNDLPATDVTFGFDTAMNTAAEAIDKLQTTAESHHRVMVLETMGRYTGHIALHSGVASGADIILLPEIPFDYNEICRKIFERNRRGRRFSIICVAEGARAKNGEMVVREMVNDSCDPVRLGGIGSEVATRIHELTGLETRYTVLGHLQRGGTPTPHDRVLCTRLGMAAAHAVAERKWGRMVVIRGTKIRSVPIADAVGHLRKVDPESDLVQNSKLMGISFGD, from the coding sequence ATGAATCCGTTCGAGGAAGAGATCGACGAAAGGCAAGACCAAGACAACGAGGAATATTCCAACGAAGCCCAAGGCGAACAGGACGCTTCGTCGGATTTTTCGCCTGACGGACCTCGGACTAAAAGACGATTTCGCATTAAAAAAATCGGGGTCGTCAGCGCCGGTGGGGATTGCCCGGGGATCAATGCAGTGATCCGCGCGGTGGTTAAGACCGCGCAGTATCGCTACAAATGGCGGGTGATCGGCGTGCGCGACGGTTTCGAGGGACTGGTGCGGCGTCCGCGGATCGTCGAACTGACTTATGACAATGTTTCCGGTCTCGAGCGTCGTGGCGGAACCATCCTGGGCACGACCAACCGCGGCAACCCCTTCGCCTGGAAAGAGGAGGAGGATGGTAAGGTTGTGACCGTCGATTACTCAAAGAAGGTGATCGGTACTCTGCGGCGTCAGGACATCGACGCGCTGGTGGTGATCGGCGGCGATGGCACAATGCACATTGCCAATGAATTCGACAAGATCGGCGTGCGCCTGGTGGGCGTTCCCAAGACCATCGACAACGACCTGCCGGCCACGGACGTGACCTTCGGCTTTGACACGGCGATGAATACGGCCGCCGAGGCCATCGACAAGTTGCAGACCACGGCCGAGAGCCATCACCGGGTGATGGTGCTGGAGACCATGGGGCGCTATACGGGTCACATCGCGCTGCACTCCGGGGTGGCAAGCGGCGCAGACATCATCCTGCTCCCCGAGATCCCCTTCGACTACAACGAGATCTGCCGCAAGATCTTCGAGCGCAACCGCCGCGGTCGTCGTTTCTCGATTATCTGCGTGGCCGAGGGCGCACGCGCCAAGAACGGCGAGATGGTGGTGCGCGAGATGGTCAACGACAGCTGCGATCCGGTCCGCCTTGGCGGGATCGGCTCCGAGGTCGCGACCAGGATTCACGAGCTCACCGGGCTGGAAACCCGTTATACTGTTCTGGGACACTTGCAGCGCGGCGGTACGCCCACACCCCACGACCGGGTGTTGTGCACCAGGCTGGGCATGGCCGCGGCGCATGCGGTGGCCGAACGCAAGTGGGGCCGGATGGTGGTAATCCGCGGCACCAAGATCCGCAGCGTCCCGATCGCCGACGCCGTGGGCCACCTGCGCAAGGTTGACCCCGAGTCGGACTTGGTGCAGAACAGTAAACTGATGGGTATCAGCTTCGGAGACTAG